One genomic segment of Drosophila melanogaster chromosome 3L includes these proteins:
- the blanks gene encoding blanks has translation MEAKQLLAESCAKVDILEMKKALIPNPSAEEDAVAVIPLADNLKKTAMGGENKSDEKGTVSSEPKALSDQITSSMRVTKNKIADDKSSDVITDDATNGRKKQKKNKKAKIRPLTMPVTSKDALMVLNELKGVTVDNMQIKRDHEGKIMARVVVNSKKYEAEGSSVNSARNAACEKALQEILTTKMKAVLDGPGKSLESDEDDILEKMASYAIHKLGEEWKTDDIDVATLYNDLKNKQTSVVEPKKPLPETWKNMHPCMVLNYMRPQCTFIVSGGTGTNQNNTFSMSVCVDNCEFNAEGPSKKAARYKLSALVCNKLFGTDYPQK, from the exons ATGGAAGCAAAGCAATTGTTGGCTGAAAGTTGTGCAAAGGTGGACATCTTAGAGATGAAGAAGGCATTGATCCCAAATCCTTCTGCCGAAGAGGATGCAGTTGCTGTAATTCCGCTCgcag ATAATTTGAAGAAAACTGCTATGGGCGGGGAAAATAAAAGCGATGAGAAGGGAACTGTTTCTTCTGAGCCAAAGGCTCTCAGTGATCAAATCACATCTTCTATGCGTGttaccaaaaacaaaatcgccgATGATAAATCTTCTGACGTTATCACTGATGACGCAACCAATGGCCGTaagaagcaaaagaaaaataaaaaggcaaaaattcGCCCGTTGACCATGCCCGTGACCTCCAAGGATGCCCTTATGGTTTTGAATGAGTTAAAGGGCGTGACAGTCGacaatatgcaaataaaacgaGACCACGAGGGAAAGATTATGGCTCGCGTTGTTGTTAACTCAAAGAAATACGAAGCCGAGGGTTCTTCAGTAAACTCTGCAAGGAATGCAGCTTGCGAGAAGGCACTGCAGGAAATCCTAACCACCAAAATGAAAGCTGTGTTGGACGGGCCAGGAAAGAGCTTGGAAAGCGATGAGGATGATATACTCGAAAAGATGGCCTCTTATGCCATTCACAAACTTGGTGAGGAATGGAAGACCGATGATATTGATGTCGCAACCCTGTATAATGACTTGAAGAACAAGCAGACGTCTGTTGTCGAGCCAAAGAAGCCGTTGCCCGAAACATGGAAGAATATGCACCCTTGCATGGTTCTTAACTATATGCGCCCCCAGTGCACCTTTATAGTTTCAGGTGGCACTGGTACAAACCAGAATAATACTTTCTCCATGAGCGTCTGTGTGGACAACTGCGAGTTTAATGCTGAAGGGCCATCCAAGAAGGCAGCCCG